The Phycisphaeraceae bacterium genome includes a window with the following:
- a CDS encoding Rne/Rng family ribonuclease, with amino-acid sequence MPKTQMLINDIAGEECRIAVITDGKLEEFYQERASADSHVGNLYLGKVTNVEPSIQAAFVDFGLERNGFLHISDVHPMYFPGEDREEFEKVGVKTPRRERPPIQNCLRRGSKVVVQVLKEGIGTKGPTLTSYLSIPGRYLVMMPNMKHAGVSRKVEDDEARREMRQILKELNPPEDFGVIVRTAGIGQTKTEIKRDLSYLTRLWDSIEKRKKKLRAVGLLYAESDLIIRTIRDVYTTAIEEIIVDSHAAAQRVADFLAVINPRSKTKVFHDNNPIPLFHRQDIEPQIEAISAREVPLKSGGSLVFDQAEALVAIDVNSGKSRDAKDAESNAYNTNAEAIEEIARQLRLRDLGGVVILDLIDMMQLKNRRTIESRFKALMKDDRARTRVGSISQFGILEMTRQRMRPSLRRSLFEDCPSCQGIGQVRSKESVVLHVMRELAFVMHREHVARVELTISPDVAFLLLNRRRRQLTALEHTFNKDVTVRVGGASVDYINIAAFDERGTLINMATLTEQVRKASNAKSGLTQIVGKPSDPIEMDEEDEAPAPPSQQPKAASSDDAASGSYIDAVDDDSPEEGPKKKRRRRRRRRGKNEEGQIEGNEAVASDSTPQEPDAPEVSIEALAEEQSERTDESDEDGAPKKKRRRRRRSRTKSATSTDEQTDAPVTPEAEQPAAAVAQADAPPAEETGEDGAPKKKRRRRRRSRSKAASDEGQDSGDGSSSGYSNSVLATEEAS; translated from the coding sequence GTGCCCAAGACACAAATGCTGATCAACGACATCGCAGGCGAAGAATGCCGCATCGCCGTCATCACCGACGGCAAACTCGAGGAGTTCTATCAGGAACGAGCCTCGGCCGATTCGCACGTCGGAAATCTCTATCTCGGGAAAGTCACCAACGTCGAACCGTCTATCCAGGCGGCCTTCGTCGATTTCGGGCTCGAACGAAACGGCTTCCTGCACATCTCTGATGTCCACCCGATGTACTTCCCCGGCGAAGACCGGGAGGAGTTCGAGAAGGTAGGCGTCAAGACGCCCCGCCGAGAGCGCCCGCCGATCCAGAACTGCCTCCGCCGCGGCTCCAAGGTCGTTGTGCAGGTGCTCAAAGAAGGCATCGGCACCAAGGGACCAACGCTCACCAGCTACCTGTCGATCCCCGGTCGCTACTTGGTGATGATGCCCAACATGAAGCACGCCGGGGTCTCGCGCAAGGTCGAGGATGACGAAGCACGACGCGAGATGCGCCAGATCCTCAAGGAGCTTAACCCACCCGAAGACTTCGGCGTCATCGTCCGGACCGCAGGCATCGGGCAGACCAAAACCGAAATCAAGCGCGACCTCTCCTACCTCACCCGGCTGTGGGACTCGATCGAGAAGCGTAAAAAGAAACTCCGCGCCGTCGGCCTGCTCTACGCTGAGTCAGACCTGATTATCCGCACGATCCGTGATGTCTACACCACCGCGATCGAGGAAATCATCGTTGACTCTCATGCAGCGGCTCAGCGCGTCGCCGACTTCCTCGCCGTCATCAACCCTCGCTCCAAGACCAAGGTCTTTCACGACAACAACCCGATCCCGCTGTTCCACCGACAGGATATTGAGCCGCAGATCGAGGCGATCTCAGCCCGCGAAGTCCCTCTTAAATCAGGCGGCTCCCTCGTCTTCGACCAGGCCGAAGCGCTCGTCGCCATCGATGTCAACTCCGGCAAGAGCCGCGATGCCAAGGACGCCGAATCCAACGCCTATAACACCAACGCCGAGGCGATCGAAGAGATCGCGCGCCAGCTCCGCCTCCGCGACCTGGGCGGGGTCGTCATCCTTGACCTCATCGACATGATGCAGCTCAAGAACCGTCGAACCATCGAATCTCGCTTCAAGGCACTGATGAAGGATGACCGGGCGCGAACACGCGTCGGCTCGATCAGCCAGTTCGGGATTTTGGAGATGACCCGCCAGCGTATGCGACCATCGCTGCGACGATCACTCTTTGAGGACTGCCCCTCCTGTCAGGGCATCGGGCAGGTCCGCAGCAAGGAGTCCGTCGTCCTGCATGTGATGCGTGAGCTCGCGTTCGTGATGCACCGCGAACACGTGGCACGTGTCGAACTGACGATCAGCCCCGACGTCGCCTTCCTCCTGCTCAATCGACGCCGAAGACAGCTCACGGCGCTGGAACACACCTTCAACAAAGATGTCACCGTCAGAGTCGGCGGGGCATCGGTCGATTACATCAACATCGCCGCCTTCGACGAGCGTGGCACTCTGATCAACATGGCGACCCTGACCGAGCAGGTACGCAAAGCCTCCAACGCAAAATCCGGGCTGACGCAGATCGTCGGTAAGCCCTCTGATCCCATCGAAATGGATGAGGAAGACGAGGCACCCGCGCCACCGTCGCAACAGCCAAAGGCAGCCTCTTCCGACGATGCCGCCTCGGGTAGTTACATCGATGCCGTGGATGATGACAGCCCCGAAGAAGGCCCGAAGAAGAAACGTCGCCGAAGGCGTCGACGCCGGGGCAAGAACGAGGAAGGCCAGATCGAAGGCAACGAAGCCGTCGCCAGCGATTCGACACCGCAGGAGCCAGACGCTCCGGAAGTGTCCATCGAAGCGCTAGCCGAAGAACAGTCCGAGCGCACCGATGAGAGCGACGAAGACGGCGCCCCCAAGAAGAAGCGGCGCCGACGACGACGGTCCCGAACTAAGTCAGCCACTTCGACTGACGAACAGACCGATGCACCGGTTACACCGGAAGCTGAACAACCCGCCGCAGCCGTCGCGCAGGCGGATGCCCCCCCTGCCGAGGAGACTGGCGAGGACGGCGCTCCCAAGAAGAAGCGACGACGCCGACGCCGATCTCGAAGCAAAGCTGCCTCCGACGAGGGACAGGATTCGGGTGATGGTTCATCGTCCGGTTACTCAAACTCCGTCCTTGCGACCGAGGAAGCCTCATGA
- the dxr gene encoding 1-deoxy-D-xylulose-5-phosphate reductoisomerase, with protein sequence MTPPRPRRLIVLGSTGSIGVNTLKVVEHLNRARPGSIEVVGLAAGRSVQALAKQAERFKVKTVAIASEHLQPQLEKALPKGTRILAGLDASEQLVRETDATDIAGAIVGAAGLPAMIAAAELGRRIHLANKETLVAAGDLVTRIAADSGAEILPVDSEHSAIFQCLQGAGDKEVMRLVLTASGGPFRTADAQTIENATVEQALNHPTWTMGKKITIDSATMMNKALEIIEAHWLFKQPGSRIEVVIHPQSIVHSFVEFKDHSVLAQLGPPDMCGPIQYALTHPERWGGCATATDWMNLGSLDFHAPDGDRFPALRLAYRVIELGGTAGAIANAANEAAVEAFLDHQIRFGQIARLARQALDTLPIEPIRALDDVLRADKAAREFVNEQVNAQADLNVSQTTPSDAHSSTQS encoded by the coding sequence ATGACACCGCCTCGGCCTCGGCGATTGATCGTACTTGGCAGCACCGGCTCCATAGGCGTCAACACGCTCAAGGTGGTCGAACACCTCAACCGTGCTCGCCCCGGCTCGATCGAGGTCGTCGGTCTCGCTGCCGGTCGAAGCGTTCAGGCGCTGGCCAAACAAGCCGAGCGATTCAAGGTCAAAACCGTCGCCATCGCCAGCGAGCACCTGCAACCGCAACTCGAAAAAGCCCTGCCCAAAGGAACCCGTATCCTGGCGGGCCTCGATGCCTCTGAGCAACTCGTCCGCGAAACCGACGCGACTGATATCGCCGGAGCCATCGTCGGCGCTGCAGGCCTCCCGGCGATGATCGCCGCAGCCGAACTCGGCCGCCGGATCCACCTGGCCAACAAAGAAACCCTCGTCGCTGCTGGCGATCTGGTGACCCGCATCGCCGCCGACTCGGGTGCCGAGATCCTCCCTGTCGACTCCGAGCACTCCGCCATCTTCCAGTGTCTTCAGGGTGCTGGTGACAAAGAGGTCATGCGCCTGGTACTGACCGCCTCAGGCGGGCCCTTCCGGACCGCCGACGCCCAAACCATCGAGAACGCCACCGTCGAGCAGGCCCTCAACCACCCGACCTGGACCATGGGCAAGAAGATCACCATCGACTCGGCGACCATGATGAACAAGGCGCTCGAAATCATCGAAGCCCACTGGCTCTTCAAGCAGCCCGGCAGCAGGATCGAAGTTGTCATCCACCCGCAGTCGATCGTGCACAGCTTCGTCGAGTTCAAGGACCACTCCGTGCTTGCCCAACTCGGCCCGCCCGACATGTGTGGGCCGATCCAGTACGCCCTGACCCATCCCGAACGCTGGGGCGGATGCGCTACCGCGACCGACTGGATGAACCTGGGCTCCCTCGATTTCCATGCGCCCGATGGCGACCGCTTCCCGGCATTGCGACTGGCATACCGTGTGATCGAGCTGGGCGGGACCGCCGGGGCGATTGCCAACGCCGCCAACGAGGCCGCCGTCGAAGCCTTCCTCGACCATCAGATCCGCTTCGGCCAGATCGCCCGACTCGCCCGTCAGGCCCTCGACACTCTCCCCATCGAGCCGATCCGCGCCCTCGACGATGTGCTCCGCGCCGACAAAGCCGCCCGCGAGTTCGTCAACGAACAGGTGAACGCCCAGGCCGATCTCAACGTAAGCCAGACGACCCCGTCAGACGCTCATTCCTCCACTCAGTCCTGA
- a CDS encoding site-2 protease family protein, which translates to MLENSYIAVALFILGFGFLIFIHELGHFLAAKWVGIKCTQFAIGFGQALVSWRQGMGLAIGSSESTYLKRVVAELDQEDGTTTEPANYEERVHKAGDERVDAISQRLGLGETEYRLNYLPLGGYVKMVGQEDLDPTAVSKSPRSFNNKSIPARALVISAGVIMNLITGFVVFIPAFLAGVDFPAAEVGIITPDSPAAAATPVNAPEGTDEGLKLGDRILTVDGKPVRDMVDVGISIALAQAGSDRILTVDRPGYEEPLTFNVSPRPDARREGLLSIGIGPSSTLQLAAVTQDSLLEQNGITRGMTLSAVGDTPVDRFHELRSALDNTNGEPTTLTFTGKDGTTKDIAIQPEPGLFYDPQLAEALAIEPATRVLEVVEDSPAAKAGVKAGDLIARIGGTELPSLRRLTSEIESAGNTPMRLVVRGEDGTTRDLGTITPSDGRIGVIISPAIDSGIVGQNPDSATQRIPPGSKVDWYTLQRAIQTSTNQIEIPFQPTGEISAATVTFTVSDEELALLQGAGWRPPTLGAAFTELQTSLKADNVGEAIGLGLVKTGDFMAQTYLTLLRLFQGSVQVSNLRGPVGIVDEGHKVASRGWPYLLFFLGLISINLAVLNFLPLPIVDGGLMIFLLVEAIRGKPASVRIQQGATLAGLALLGCLFIFVTFNDLWRLIFA; encoded by the coding sequence ATGCTCGAAAACTCCTACATCGCCGTTGCCCTCTTCATCCTCGGCTTCGGCTTCCTCATCTTCATCCACGAACTCGGCCACTTCCTGGCCGCCAAGTGGGTCGGCATCAAGTGCACCCAGTTCGCTATCGGCTTCGGCCAGGCACTGGTCTCCTGGCGACAAGGCATGGGGCTGGCCATCGGCTCTTCTGAATCGACTTATCTTAAGCGCGTCGTCGCTGAACTCGATCAGGAAGACGGCACCACCACAGAGCCCGCCAACTACGAAGAACGCGTTCACAAAGCCGGCGACGAACGCGTCGACGCCATCAGCCAACGCCTGGGCCTCGGCGAAACTGAATACCGCCTGAACTACCTCCCCCTGGGTGGGTACGTCAAGATGGTCGGACAGGAAGACCTCGACCCCACCGCCGTCTCAAAAAGCCCCCGCTCCTTCAACAACAAATCCATCCCAGCCCGAGCCCTCGTGATCTCCGCTGGCGTGATCATGAACCTGATCACTGGCTTCGTCGTCTTCATCCCCGCCTTCCTCGCCGGCGTCGATTTTCCCGCCGCCGAAGTCGGCATCATCACCCCGGACTCCCCCGCCGCCGCCGCCACTCCTGTCAACGCTCCTGAGGGCACTGACGAGGGACTCAAGCTAGGCGACCGTATCCTCACCGTGGATGGCAAGCCTGTCCGCGACATGGTCGATGTCGGTATCTCCATCGCCTTGGCCCAAGCCGGTTCCGATCGCATCCTGACCGTCGATCGCCCGGGCTACGAAGAACCGCTGACCTTCAACGTCTCACCCCGACCCGATGCCCGCCGTGAGGGGCTGCTCTCCATCGGCATCGGCCCCAGCTCCACCCTCCAACTCGCGGCCGTCACTCAAGATTCACTTCTGGAACAGAACGGCATCACCCGCGGCATGACATTGTCCGCCGTCGGCGACACCCCCGTTGATCGCTTCCACGAACTCCGCAGCGCCCTGGACAACACCAACGGCGAGCCCACGACCCTGACCTTCACCGGCAAAGACGGCACAACCAAAGACATCGCCATCCAGCCCGAACCCGGCCTCTTCTACGACCCACAACTCGCTGAAGCCCTCGCCATCGAACCCGCCACGCGCGTCCTCGAAGTGGTCGAAGACAGCCCTGCGGCCAAAGCCGGTGTCAAGGCCGGTGATCTCATCGCCCGCATCGGCGGAACCGAACTCCCCTCACTCAGGCGATTGACCTCAGAAATCGAATCCGCTGGCAACACGCCGATGCGTCTGGTTGTGCGTGGTGAGGACGGCACCACACGAGACCTTGGAACCATCACGCCCTCCGACGGCCGCATCGGCGTCATCATCTCCCCAGCCATCGACTCTGGTATCGTCGGCCAGAACCCCGACTCAGCCACCCAGCGCATCCCGCCGGGCAGTAAGGTCGACTGGTACACCCTCCAGCGCGCGATCCAGACGAGCACTAACCAGATCGAAATCCCTTTTCAACCGACCGGTGAGATCTCCGCTGCCACGGTCACCTTTACCGTCAGCGACGAAGAACTCGCCCTCCTCCAGGGCGCTGGCTGGCGCCCCCCCACCCTCGGCGCCGCCTTCACCGAACTCCAGACCTCCCTCAAGGCCGACAACGTCGGCGAAGCCATCGGACTCGGCCTGGTCAAAACCGGCGACTTCATGGCCCAGACTTACCTCACCCTCCTTCGCCTCTTCCAAGGCTCGGTCCAGGTCAGCAACCTCCGCGGGCCCGTCGGCATCGTCGACGAGGGCCACAAGGTCGCCTCGCGTGGCTGGCCCTACCTCCTGTTCTTCCTCGGCCTGATCTCCATCAACCTCGCCGTCCTCAACTTCCTGCCCCTGCCCATCGTCGATGGCGGGCTGATGATCTTCCTCCTGGTCGAGGCCATCCGCGGCAAACCCGCCTCTGTCCGCATCCAGCAGGGCGCGACGCTCGCAGGCCTCGCCCTGCTCGGGTGCCTGTTTATCTTCGTGACCTTCAACGACCTCTGGCGATTGATCTTCGCCTGA
- a CDS encoding YidC/Oxa1 family insertase periplasmic-domain containing protein, which yields MRIIIPLLAVILGVLAVLGMLSRTEENEARNPARQTTVQTQPADLAEAPAALTQANEGQDNLSGIAVETDPSAAPIADAPVSAAPTPSVPAATFAEAPVILPAEQTSAITIGSTDPESGFKFEIQLSPWGAAVSQVALTDYLNNLEDRQPYIVHGVLKAPIPGTVDGEYLMRPFSAVALTIAGHTVDLMKVERWTLIPTDHSGIRDHATYRTIIATGDDANTPLVEVTRTYRVVPGSYQIAIDQKVRNLTSLPLNIVWSQFLQGDLPRDGAAYLGDRRYYVPGYFNLEYDARKFSIYTDDAFLSRVEALRNPALWPTPDVTANSELAWIAGENRYFAVITHLPVPANTTRSADIKPLETLFPRLNLYALPQQPVADDARLSLVTASTPTLRLEPDAEHDLSITVFAGPRKNELFEEAPYSILHFDKTIRYSLGGLIDLCTFQWLAHALLGFLGFFHWLLADWGVAIIVLVVTVRLILHPIMKKSQLSMMRMGKIMQKLQPEIEKLKKKHKDDPAALQQEQLKLMRDAGASPFGMLGCLPLFLQMPIWTALYAMLYYAIELRQEPAFWGVFQWVSGGNWTFLADLAAPDHFIVFAGDGITIPLYFIEPTFNGINILPLLMAVVFFINNKLMSPPPANEQQAQMQRTMRIMFLIFPFFLYSAPAGLTLYMTASTGAGILDSWIVRRHLQKEEESGKLFEKKQPKPGGLMDRFSKAMEQARAQYETQQNAKAGGKTGRKHVNNEAGQPGGRATARKMKRK from the coding sequence ATGCGCATCATCATCCCCCTGCTCGCGGTCATCCTCGGCGTCCTCGCCGTCCTCGGCATGCTCAGCCGCACCGAAGAGAACGAAGCCCGCAACCCCGCCCGCCAGACCACGGTCCAGACCCAGCCCGCCGACCTCGCCGAAGCGCCCGCTGCACTGACGCAGGCCAATGAAGGACAGGACAACCTCTCAGGCATCGCCGTCGAGACTGACCCTTCTGCGGCCCCCATCGCTGATGCGCCAGTCTCAGCAGCACCCACACCCTCAGTCCCCGCCGCGACCTTCGCCGAAGCACCAGTCATCCTCCCCGCGGAGCAAACCTCCGCCATCACCATCGGCTCAACCGATCCCGAGTCGGGTTTCAAGTTTGAGATCCAACTCAGCCCGTGGGGCGCCGCCGTCTCGCAGGTCGCCCTCACCGACTACCTCAACAACCTCGAAGACAGACAACCCTACATCGTCCATGGTGTGCTCAAGGCACCGATCCCCGGCACGGTAGATGGCGAATACCTCATGCGGCCCTTCTCCGCCGTCGCCCTCACCATCGCCGGGCACACAGTCGATCTGATGAAGGTCGAACGCTGGACTCTGATTCCCACCGATCACTCCGGCATCCGCGACCACGCCACCTACCGCACCATCATCGCCACCGGCGACGACGCCAACACCCCGCTTGTGGAGGTCACCCGCACCTACCGCGTCGTCCCCGGCAGCTACCAGATCGCCATCGACCAGAAGGTGCGCAACCTCACCAGCCTGCCACTCAATATCGTCTGGTCCCAGTTCCTCCAGGGCGACCTGCCGCGCGATGGCGCCGCTTACCTCGGCGACAGACGCTACTACGTCCCCGGCTACTTCAACCTCGAATACGACGCACGCAAGTTCTCGATCTACACCGATGACGCCTTCCTCTCCCGCGTCGAAGCCCTCCGTAATCCGGCTCTCTGGCCCACCCCCGACGTGACGGCCAACAGCGAACTCGCCTGGATCGCTGGCGAAAACCGCTACTTCGCCGTCATCACCCACCTCCCGGTCCCCGCCAACACGACACGCTCCGCCGATATCAAACCCCTTGAAACCCTCTTCCCCCGACTCAACCTCTACGCCCTGCCCCAGCAACCCGTCGCCGATGACGCCCGGCTGAGCCTGGTCACCGCCAGCACGCCAACCCTCCGACTGGAACCCGATGCCGAGCACGACCTGAGCATCACCGTCTTCGCTGGACCTCGCAAAAACGAGCTGTTTGAAGAAGCCCCCTACAGCATCCTCCACTTCGATAAGACCATCCGCTACTCCCTAGGCGGGCTCATCGACCTCTGCACCTTCCAATGGCTCGCCCACGCCCTCCTGGGCTTCCTCGGTTTCTTCCACTGGCTGCTCGCCGACTGGGGCGTTGCCATCATCGTCCTCGTCGTCACCGTCCGCCTGATCCTCCATCCCATCATGAAAAAGAGTCAGCTCTCCATGATGCGCATGGGCAAGATCATGCAGAAACTCCAACCCGAGATCGAGAAGCTCAAGAAGAAGCACAAGGACGACCCCGCAGCTCTCCAGCAGGAACAACTCAAGCTCATGCGTGACGCCGGTGCCAGCCCCTTCGGGATGCTCGGCTGCCTGCCGCTCTTCCTCCAGATGCCGATCTGGACCGCCCTCTACGCCATGCTCTACTACGCCATCGAACTCCGCCAGGAACCAGCCTTCTGGGGCGTTTTCCAGTGGGTCTCAGGCGGCAACTGGACCTTCCTCGCCGACCTCGCAGCCCCTGACCACTTCATCGTCTTCGCGGGCGACGGCATCACCATCCCCCTCTACTTCATCGAACCCACCTTCAACGGCATCAACATCCTCCCACTGCTCATGGCCGTCGTCTTCTTTATCAACAACAAACTCATGAGCCCACCGCCGGCCAACGAACAACAGGCCCAGATGCAGCGAACCATGCGCATCATGTTCCTGATCTTCCCCTTCTTCCTCTACTCCGCCCCCGCGGGTCTCACGCTCTACATGACCGCCTCCACCGGAGCTGGAATCCTCGACTCCTGGATCGTCCGCAGACACCTCCAGAAAGAAGAAGAATCCGGCAAACTCTTCGAGAAGAAGCAGCCCAAACCCGGCGGACTCATGGATCGATTCAGCAAAGCCATGGAACAGGCCCGCGCTCAGTATGAGACGCAGCAGAACGCCAAGGCTGGCGGGAAGACCGGACGCAAGCACGTCAACAACGAAGCCGGTCAGCCCGGCGGACGTGCCACCGCCAGGAAGATGAAACGCAAGTGA
- a CDS encoding GTPase, protein MTPVGDTIAAIASPLGHAPRGLLRLSGPNSHTIIQSITDGTPTEPHQLSPTRLAPPLLPIPCLTAIFQASHSYTSEDAAELWLPGHPSLLDRVLAAALDAGARLAEPGAFTFRAFRAGRITLDQAEGVAALIAANSDDQRRAAQAWLQGDLAKTTTVWMNTLADLLALVEAGIDFTDQEDVVPIPTPDLIHRLAETRDAIASLRQSSRAMAERSGLPRVVLAGPPSAGKSTLLNVLLAENRAIIHHHPGTTRDRLEATLKLTANDNRTIDLTLIDLAGLDHTDTSSLAAEAQSIARIALDDADLILRCTPADQPTPIHLSSNTPILDLITKADLLTPAPTTQDPLPISTRTNLNLDTLRHQIADRLLSTQRPTLGSSSLALNPRHINALQTTEQALAAALDHLDSEPEIGPLAEPEVIAASLRSALDALGTIAGRIAEDEIIGRVFATFCVGK, encoded by the coding sequence GTGACCCCCGTCGGCGACACCATCGCCGCGATCGCCTCACCCCTCGGCCACGCTCCCCGAGGACTCCTACGCCTCTCCGGACCCAACAGCCACACCATCATCCAGTCCATCACGGACGGTACACCAACCGAGCCTCATCAACTCAGCCCAACACGACTCGCCCCGCCCCTCCTCCCCATCCCCTGCCTGACCGCAATCTTCCAGGCCTCCCACAGCTACACCAGCGAAGACGCCGCCGAACTCTGGCTACCAGGACACCCCTCACTCCTCGACCGCGTCCTCGCCGCAGCCCTCGACGCCGGTGCCCGACTCGCTGAGCCCGGTGCCTTCACCTTCCGCGCCTTCCGCGCCGGACGCATCACGCTCGATCAAGCCGAAGGCGTCGCCGCCCTCATCGCCGCCAACTCCGACGACCAGCGGCGTGCCGCTCAAGCCTGGCTCCAGGGTGACCTCGCCAAGACCACCACAGTCTGGATGAACACCCTCGCCGACCTCCTAGCCCTTGTCGAAGCCGGTATCGACTTCACCGACCAGGAAGACGTCGTCCCGATCCCAACACCCGACTTGATTCACCGTCTCGCCGAGACGCGTGACGCCATCGCCAGCCTCCGCCAATCCTCCAGAGCGATGGCCGAACGCTCCGGGCTCCCGCGTGTCGTCCTCGCAGGGCCGCCCTCCGCAGGTAAGTCCACCCTCCTAAACGTCCTGCTCGCCGAAAACCGGGCCATCATCCACCACCACCCCGGCACCACCCGCGACCGACTCGAAGCCACTCTCAAGCTCACAGCCAACGACAACCGCACCATCGACCTCACCCTCATCGACCTCGCCGGACTCGACCACACCGACACCTCCTCACTCGCCGCAGAAGCCCAGAGCATCGCCCGCATCGCTCTTGATGACGCCGACCTCATCCTCCGCTGCACCCCCGCCGATCAACCAACCCCAATCCATCTCAGCAGCAACACCCCGATCCTCGACCTGATTACCAAAGCCGATCTCCTCACCCCGGCACCAACAACTCAAGACCCGCTCCCGATCTCCACCCGCACCAATCTCAATCTCGATACCCTCCGCCACCAGATTGCCGACCGTCTGCTGAGCACGCAACGCCCGACGCTGGGCTCCTCGTCTCTCGCCCTCAACCCCAGGCACATCAACGCCCTCCAGACCACCGAGCAAGCTCTCGCCGCCGCCCTCGACCACCTGGACTCTGAGCCTGAAATCGGACCACTGGCCGAACCCGAGGTCATCGCGGCTTCCTTACGCTCCGCGCTCGACGCCCTGGGCACCATCGCCGGCCGTATCGCCGAAGACGAAATCATCGGCCGAGTGTTCGCCACCTTCTGCGTCGGCAAATAG
- the smpB gene encoding SsrA-binding protein SmpB has product MARNKKPKPEHFTPRIENRRARHDYHITDTLEVGIKLLGTEVKSIRNGQISLAEGFATIDPRTSRLMLLNVDISQYPQAGVNQHPPRRPRILLAHKREIAQLEGKLTAKGTTLVPLAMYFVRGKAKLLLGLGEGKKTHDKRQDIKTRDANRDMRRAMTRKVI; this is encoded by the coding sequence ATGGCCCGCAACAAGAAACCCAAACCCGAACACTTCACCCCCCGGATCGAGAACCGTCGAGCCCGGCACGATTATCACATCACCGACACCCTCGAAGTCGGCATCAAACTCCTGGGCACCGAGGTCAAGTCCATCCGCAATGGACAGATCTCACTTGCCGAAGGCTTCGCCACCATCGACCCCCGCACCAGCCGCCTGATGCTCCTCAACGTCGACATCAGCCAGTACCCCCAGGCTGGCGTCAACCAACACCCCCCCCGCCGCCCCCGCATCCTCCTCGCCCACAAACGCGAGATCGCCCAGCTCGAAGGCAAACTCACCGCCAAGGGCACCACCCTCGTACCGCTTGCGATGTACTTCGTTCGCGGCAAAGCCAAGCTCCTCCTGGGCCTTGGCGAAGGCAAGAAGACCCACGACAAACGCCAGGACATCAAGACCCGAGACGCCAACCGCGACATGCGACGCGCCATGACCCGCAAGGTCATCTAG
- a CDS encoding MFS transporter: MPVAGKRRILILTFLGSIATTLIELGMYFYTHKMLGFSELANLSLALGWGLTYVAGALLSHRLAKRLGERNLAFTVSFVQLAMNLVIWSNPTPFVLTTCFLVIGVATGMMWPVIESYISSGLTPRHARRIIGYFNLTWSSAVAVALIATGVILDTLPPASMMLAAAGLNALVCLMILGLRARPRHMELDHPERPPADQLHRWQHLLNSSRWTMLASYTLLFLMAPLLPEIFTDLGLTPAMAAYAAAALHAVRFLTFAGMIFFPQWHNRSWPLVAALALQPVSFLIILFGPSVPIVIFGEILFGWCAGISYFAALYYAQVIQNASVEAGGEHEGLIGAGFAIGPLLGIIAMTAGGSLWIVALTTGPFLALTAWKAARTLPGSQQRHQPDR; this comes from the coding sequence ATGCCCGTCGCTGGCAAACGCCGAATCCTCATCCTCACGTTCCTCGGCTCGATCGCCACCACGCTGATCGAACTTGGGATGTACTTCTACACCCACAAAATGCTCGGCTTTAGCGAGCTGGCCAACCTAAGCCTCGCCCTCGGCTGGGGACTCACCTACGTCGCAGGAGCACTCCTGAGCCACCGACTCGCCAAGCGCTTGGGCGAACGCAACCTCGCCTTCACCGTCTCGTTCGTCCAGCTCGCCATGAACTTGGTGATCTGGTCGAACCCCACACCCTTCGTCCTGACCACCTGTTTCCTGGTCATCGGCGTCGCCACCGGCATGATGTGGCCCGTCATCGAGAGCTATATCTCCTCCGGTCTGACACCCAGGCACGCCCGCCGCATCATCGGCTACTTCAACCTCACCTGGTCCTCCGCCGTCGCCGTCGCCCTCATCGCCACCGGCGTCATCCTCGACACGCTCCCACCCGCCAGCATGATGCTCGCCGCCGCCGGTCTCAACGCCCTCGTCTGCCTGATGATCCTCGGGCTCCGCGCCCGTCCCCGCCACATGGAGCTCGACCACCCCGAGCGCCCACCCGCTGACCAGCTCCACCGATGGCAGCACCTGCTCAACTCCAGCCGCTGGACCATGCTCGCCAGCTACACCCTGCTCTTCCTCATGGCCCCCCTGCTCCCCGAAATCTTCACCGACCTCGGACTCACCCCCGCCATGGCCGCCTATGCCGCCGCCGCCCTCCACGCCGTCCGCTTCCTGACCTTCGCTGGCATGATCTTCTTCCCGCAATGGCACAACCGCTCTTGGCCCCTCGTCGCCGCCCTGGCTCTTCAACCCGTCAGCTTCCTGATCATCCTCTTCGGACCCTCCGTCCCGATCGTGATCTTTGGTGAAATTCTCTTCGGCTGGTGCGCCGGCATTTCCTACTTCGCCGCCCTGTACTACGCGCAGGTCATCCAGAACGCCTCTGTCGAAGCTGGCGGAGAACACGAAGGTCTCATCGGCGCCGGCTTCGCCATCGGCCCTCTCCTTGGCATCATCGCCATGACCGCAGGCGGGTCTCTCTGGATCGTCGCGCTGACCACCGGACCCTTCCTCGCCCTCACCGCATGGAAAGCAGCCAGAACCCTCCCCGGCTCACAGCAGCGCCACCAGCCCGATCGCTAG